In Rahnella variigena, one DNA window encodes the following:
- the cysC gene encoding adenylyl-sulfate kinase yields MASQESTLLKDENVVWHPHAVTRADREKQHGHRGAVLWFTGLSGSGKSTVAGALEQALHAQGVSTYLLDGDNVRHGLCRDLGFTDDDRRENIRRVGEVAKLMVDAGQVVLTAFISPHRAERDMVRDLLEDGQFIEVFVDTPLAICEARDPKGLYKKARAGELKNFTGIDSEYQPPQTPDVHLDGEQLVTHLVPQLLDVMRQRAIINP; encoded by the coding sequence ATGGCGTCACAAGAGAGCACTTTGTTAAAAGATGAGAATGTTGTCTGGCATCCGCACGCGGTTACGCGTGCAGATCGCGAAAAACAGCATGGCCATCGCGGTGCCGTATTGTGGTTCACCGGGCTTTCGGGCTCGGGGAAATCCACCGTCGCTGGCGCGCTGGAGCAGGCGCTGCATGCACAGGGCGTGAGCACGTATCTTCTCGATGGCGATAACGTCCGCCACGGGTTGTGCCGTGATCTGGGCTTCACTGACGATGACCGTCGTGAAAACATCCGTCGCGTGGGTGAAGTAGCAAAACTGATGGTGGATGCCGGACAGGTCGTGCTGACTGCGTTTATCTCGCCGCACCGCGCCGAGCGTGACATGGTGCGTGATTTGCTGGAAGACGGTCAGTTTATCGAAGTGTTTGTGGATACGCCGCTGGCTATCTGTGAGGCGCGGGATCCGAAAGGTTTGTACAAGAAAGCCCGTGCGGGTGAACTGAAAAACTTCACCGGTATTGACTCCGAATATCAGCCGCCACAGACGCCGGATGTGCATCTTGATGGTGAACAATTGGTAACACATTTGGTCCCTCAATTATTAGATGTGATGCGCCAGCGCGCTATTATCAATCCCTGA
- a CDS encoding DUF3561 family protein: protein MQALLSRLVSRIREDRTGEISPRTRVLVPATDSSDTEDPSYSMQGGFIGFVFYWLAFAIPFLVYGSNTLFFLLYTWPFFLALMPVSVLIGIAFSTFFGGAWFKTSLASAVCVIGMFWTVFSFLSGW from the coding sequence ATGCAGGCTTTACTCAGCAGACTTGTCAGCCGGATCCGCGAAGATCGTACCGGGGAAATCAGCCCCCGGACACGCGTGCTGGTGCCGGCAACCGACAGCTCAGACACCGAAGATCCTTCCTACTCCATGCAGGGCGGATTCATCGGGTTTGTCTTCTACTGGCTGGCGTTTGCGATCCCTTTTCTGGTTTATGGTTCCAACACCCTGTTTTTCCTGCTCTACACCTGGCCGTTCTTCCTGGCGCTGATGCCGGTTTCCGTCCTGATAGGCATTGCGTTCAGCACGTTCTTTGGCGGTGCCTGGTTTAAAACCTCTCTGGCCAGCGCGGTCTGCGTTATCGGCATGTTCTGGACAGTCTTCTCTTTCCTG